One window from the genome of Paramormyrops kingsleyae isolate MSU_618 chromosome 3, PKINGS_0.4, whole genome shotgun sequence encodes:
- the map3k4 gene encoding mitogen-activated protein kinase kinase kinase 4 isoform X2 codes for MEPPDSGEPSRQEDSSEDGSHRNPEVDDLWDEPSEEEEALYSTSPPRTPRQMKRMSGKHQRNSLARAPGRPPNKVEKVTPPSQSDPHEEYSYKHGKKQRDTLRSTERDHKKTFEGSFMLEPLSKASPFGVLSMEPRKPYLSLGCSSKLPLSMPHHVGRTHRQTSRTDCPADRLKFFETLRLLLKLTSMSSKKKEKEQRGPENSAFMGQNNEVIWLELQAWHAHRSINDQDVFLYTARQAIPDIIEEVLRFKVNYRSLGLLVDTEEAEPEQGDGTHDVVGGGPEAEGGGDAAGLGLCDLPAFQGCELEDDAADAFRGHVQRQRLAFEQVKQVMETLESVEALYPSLQSLQKANEKYAARDFQARVQALCLWLNITKDLNQKLRVMGTVLGLRDLSRLGWPVFEMPSPRCSRGTEEDEEEDGEEDEENDSTATYTADSDVEDGQPASERTSNLTPKLARLFSEEDFLSSSNEQAGAGETEAGGGTGGGGGGQRCTTSIYRPFVDKALKQMGLRKLILRLHKLMDRSLQRSRAALLSHAEPVQEFSECADPLLYSDYLPELCRNLSCSSPGNEEAETGLVSWAELLAMDLPSFQPAFLALCRVQLNVIHECLKLRLEQRPAGEPSLLSIKQLVRECKEVLRGGLLMKQYYQYMLRGVATDPQGLQSNTNIDDFEEDLHKMLMVYFDYMRSWIQMLQQLPQASHSLKNLLEEEWNFTKVITPYIRGGEAQSGKLFCDIAGMLLKSTGDFLDAGLQRSGDEFWESADDSAASDEIRRSVIETSRSLKELFHEARERASKGLGFAKMLRKDLEIAADFTIAAGVPGLLEALKEKNYVKVQIPGLDELQVFVPSGLVSQRPIILQLLNAAAGKDCSKEPDEMAEDEAYLLMSKQGAGDSPGEASWVQWDGTLLKLVPQMETVDTLRAMKIDNLLLVAMQSVHLATQRKAFQQSMDDLLTLRCEQTSSQPLIAKALKQLKNEALQLCIKINAVIDRVEYMFTSDFEAEVEDCESTTLHHYYREAMIQGYNFAFEYHKEVVRLMSGDFRQRIGERYIAFARKWMNYVLTKCESGRGTRPRWATQGFDFLQAIEPAFISALPEDDFLSLQALMNECIGHVIGKPHSPVSGFYLPPRNPRPVKVPRCHSDPPNPNLFIGNAEGFRSSNLHDNDRLSSVAAELHFKSLSRHSSPTEDREEPSYPKGDPSTTARRSWELRTFISQSKDVRQSPMEAVRRSIRTYEDKRYAIMKQRNIIGQVCHKPKSYDNVMHVGLRKVTFKWQRGNKIGEGQYGKVYTCINVDTGELMAMKEIRFQPNDHKTIKETADELKIFEGIKHPNLVRYFGVELHREEMYIFMEYCDEGTLEEVSRLGLQEHVIRLYSKQITTAINVLHEHGIVHRDIKGANIFLTSSGLIKLGDFGCSVKLKNNAQTMPGEVNSTLGTAAYMAPEVITRAKGEGHGRAADIWSLGCVLIEMVTGKRPWHEYEHNFQIMYKVGMGHKPPIPEKLSAEGKDFLQHCLESDPKQRWTASTLLDHPFVKVCTDEE; via the exons acaggaGGATTCCTCTGAAGATGGTTCCCATCGGAACCCCGAGGTGGACGACCTGTGGGACGAGCCCAGCGAGGAAGAGGAAGCACTGTACAGCACCTCCCCACCCCGCACCCCCCGCCAGATGAAACGTATGTCCGGCAAGCACCAGAGAAACAGCCTGGCCAGAGCCCCCGGACGCCCCCCCAACAAGG TAGAGAAAGTGACCCCTCCCAGCCAGTCGGACCCCCACGAGGAGTACAGCTACAAGCACGGCAAGAAGCAGCGGGACACGCTTCGTTCCACCGAGCGCGACCACAAGAAGACCTTTGAGGGCTCCTTCATGCTGGAACCCCTGTCCAAGGCCAGCCCCTTCGGAGTCCTAAGCATGGAGCCGCGGAAGCCCTACCTAAGCCTGGGCTGCAGCAGCAAGCTTCCGCTCAGCATGCCGCACCATGTGGGACGGACGCACCGGCAGACCTCGCGCACCGACTGCCCTGCCGACCGCCTCAAGTTCTTTGAGACGCTGCGGCTTCTGCTCAAACTCACCTCCATGTCCTCCaagaagaaggagaaggagCAGCGTGGCCCGGAGAACTCCGCCTTCATGGGCCAGAACAATGAGGTCATCTGGCTGGAGCTGCAGGCCTGGCACGCCCACCGCAGCATCAATGACCAGGATGTCTTCCTGTACACTGCCCGGCAGGCCATCCCCGACATCATCGAGGAGGTGCTCCGCTTCAAGGTCAACTACCGCAGCCTGGGTTTGCTGGTGGACACCGAGGAGGCGGAGCCTGAGCAGGGGGATGGGACTCATGATGTGGTGGGTGGTGGGCCTGAAGCAGAGGGGGGCGGAGACGCCGCTGGATTGGGTCTCTGTGACCTCCCGGCTTTTCAGGGCTGCGAGCTGGAGGACGACGCGGCGGATGCCTTCCGGGGGCACGTGCAGAGGCAGCGGCTGGCCTTTGAGCAGGTCAAGCAGGTCATGGAGACCCTGGAGTCGGTGGAGGCGCTCTACCCGTCACTGCAGTCCCTTCAGAAGGCTAATGAAAAGTATGCAGCCCGCGACTTCCAGGCCAGGGTGCAGGCACTCTGCCTGTGGCTCAACATCACCAAGGACCTGAACCAGAAGCTTCGGGTCATGGGCACTGTACTGGGTCTCAGGGACTTGTCCCGCTTGGGCTGGCCTGTTTTTGAGATGCCATCCCCCCGCTGCTCACGGGGCAccgaggaggatgaggaggaggatggcgaggaggatgaggagaacGACTCCACCGCCACCTACACGGCCGACAGCGACGTAGAAGACGGACAGCCAGCAAGCGAACGCACATCGAACCTGACACCGAAGCTGGCCCGCCTCTTCTCGGAGGAGGACTTTCTTTCTTCCTCCAACGAGCAGGCGGGAGCTGGAGAAACCGAGGCGGGTGGGgggacaggaggaggaggagggggccaGCGCTGCACCACCTCCATCTATAGGCCCTTTGTGGACAAGGCGCTGAAGCAGATGGGGCTACGGAAGCTGATCCTCAGGCTGCACAAGCTGATGGACCGCTCACTGCAGAGGTCCCGTGCCGCGCTGCTGAGTCACGCCGAGCCGGTGCAGGAG TTCTCCGAATGTGCAGACCCCCTCCTGTACAGTGACTACCTGCCTGAGCTCTGCCGGAACCTGTCCTGCAGCAGCCCCGGCAACGAGGAGGCGGAGACGGGACTTGTGTCGTGGGCGGAGCTTCTGGCCATGGACCTCCCCTCTTTCCAGCCCGCTTTCCTGGCACTTTGCCGCGTGCAGCTCAACGTGATCCACGAGTGCCTGAAGCTGAGGCTGGAGCAGAGGCCCGCTGGAGAGCCGTCGCTTCTCAGCATCAAACAG TTGGTGCGCGAGTGCAAAGAGGTTCTCCGAGGGGGACTCTTGATGAAGCAGTACTATCAGTACATGCTGCGTGGCGTGGCGACGGACCCTCAGGGCCTGCAGTCCAACACCAACATAGACGACTTCGAGGAGGACCTCCACAAGATGCTCATG GTGTACTTCGACTATATGCGAAGCTGGATCCAGATGCTTCAGCAGCTGCCCCAGGCATCACACAGTTTGAAGAACCTCCTGGAGGAGGAGTGGAACTTCACCAAGGTCATCACGCCCTACATCCGGGGCGGCGAGGCCCAGTCAGGCAAGCTGTTCTG TGACATCGCTGGAATGCTGCTCAAGTCTACCGGGGACTTCCTGGACGCTGGGCTGCAGCGGAGCGGAGACGAGTTCTGGGAAAGCGCTGACGACAGTGCTGCCTCCGACGAAATCCG GCGTTCTGTGATTGAGACTAGCCGCTCTCTCAAGGAGCTCTTCCATGAGGCCAGAGAGCGGGCGTCCAAAGGACTGGGCTTTGCCAAGATGCTACGGAAG GACTTGGAGATTGCTGCAGATTTCACCATCGCCGCTGGAGTTCCTGGCCTCCTTGAGGCCCTCAAGGAAAAGAACTATGTGAAG GTCCAGATTCCGGGGCTGGACGAGCTGCAGGTGTTCGTCCCCTCCGGCCTGGTCTCCCAGCGTCCCATCATCCTTCAGTTGCTCAACGCAGCAGCGGGCAAGGACTGCTCCAAGGAGCCTGATGAAATGGCGGAGGATGAGGCCTACCTCCTCATGAGCAAGCAGGGAGCCGGGGACTCGCCTGGTGAGGCCAGCTGGGTGCAGTGGGATGGGACCCTGCTCAAGCTGGTGCCTCAGATGGAGACGGTGGACACGCTCAGAGCCATGAAG ATCGACAACCTGCTACTGGTGGCGATGCAGTCAGTCCACCTGGCGACCCAACGCAAGGCCTTCCAACAGTCCATGGATGACCTACTGACCCTGCGCTGCGAGCAGACCTCCAGTCAGCCCCTTATCGCCAAGGCGCTTAAGCAGCTCAAG AACGAGGCCCTGCAGCTGTGTATCAAGATCAACGCTGTCATCGACCGGGTGGAGTACATGTTCACGTCTGACTTTGAGGCCGAGGTGGAGGATTGTGAGTCGACCACGCTCCATCACTATTACCGTGAAGCCATGATCCAGGGCTACAACTTTGCCTTTGAG TACCACAAGGAGGTGGTGCGCCTGATGTCAGGGGATTTCCGGCAGCGCATCGGCGAGCGCTACATCGCCTTCGCCCGTAAGTGGATGAACTACGTGCTGACGAAGTGCGAGAGTGGGCGTGGCACGCGGCCCAG GTGGGCTACACAGGGCTTCGACTTCCTCCAGGCCATCGAGCCCGCCTTCATCTCGGCGCTGCCTGAGGATGACTTCCTG AGTCTGCAGGCTCTGATGAACGAATGCATTGGTCATGTGATCGGCAAGCCCCACAGCCCCGTCAGCGGCTTTTACCTCC CCCCCAGGAACCCTCGACCCGTCAAGGTGCCCCGCTGCCACAGCGATCCCCCGAACCCCAATCTGTTTATCGGCAATGCTGAGGGATTCAG AAGCTCTAACCTCCATGACAATGACCGCCTGTCATCAGTGGCTGCGGAGCTACATTTCAAATCCCTGAGTCGACACTCCAGTCCCACCGAAGACCGGGAAG AGCCATCGTACCCGAAGGGTGACCCCAGCACGACAGCTAGGCGAAGCTGGGAGCTTCGTACCTTCATCAGCCAGTCAAAAG ATGTCCGGCAGAGCCCCATGGAGGCAGTGCGCCGGTCCATCCGCACCTACGAGGACAAGCGCTACGCCATCATGAAACAGCGGAACATCATTGGCCAAGTGTGCCACAAGCCCAAGTCCTATGACAATGTCATGCACGTGGGCCTGAGGAAGGTCACCTTCAAGTGGCAGAGGGGCAATAAGATAG GCGAAGGGCAGTATGGGAAGGTGTACACCTGCATCAACGTCGACACCGGAGAGCTGATGGCAATGAAAGAG ATCAGGTTCCAGCCCAATGACCACAAAACGATAAAGGAAACTGCAGACGAGCTGAAAATCTTTGAGGGCATCAAGCACCCCAATCTCGTTCGTTACTTTGGTGTGGAACTCCACCGG GAGGAGATGTACATCTTCATGGAGTACTGTGATGAAGGCACTCTGGAGGAGGTATCCAGGCTAGGTCTCCAGGAACATGTGATACGACTCTACAGCAAGCAGATCACCACGGCCATCAACGTGCTACACGAGCATGGAATTGTGCACCGTGACATTAAGG GTGCGAACATATTCCTGACATCATCCGGCCTGATCAAGCTTGGCGATTTCGGCTGCTCGGTCAAGCTGAAGAACAATGCCCAGACCATGCCAGGGGAGGTGAACAGCACTCTGGGAACAGCAG CGTACATGGCACCAGAGGTCATCACCAGGGCTAAAGGTGAAGGTCACGGTAGAGCAGCTGACATCTGGAGTCTAGGCTGTGTCCTGATCGAGATGGTGACAGGAAAG AGACCCTGGCACGAGTATGAGCACAACTTCCAGATCATGTACAAGGTGGGAATGGGACACAAGCCGCCTATCCCAGAGAAGCTGAGCGCCGAGGGGAAGGACTTCCTGCAGCACTGCCTGGAGAGCGATCCCAAGCAGCGGTGGACCGCGAGCACGCTGCTGGACCACCCCTTCGTCAAG gtTTGCACGGATGAAGAgtga
- the map3k4 gene encoding mitogen-activated protein kinase kinase kinase 4 isoform X1 translates to MEPPDSGEPSRQEDSSEDGSHRNPEVDDLWDEPSEEEEALYSTSPPRTPRQMKRMSGKHQRNSLARAPGRPPNKVEKVTPPSQSDPHEEYSYKHGKKQRDTLRSTERDHKKTFEGSFMLEPLSKASPFGVLSMEPRKPYLSLGCSSKLPLSMPHHVGRTHRQTSRTDCPADRLKFFETLRLLLKLTSMSSKKKEKEQRGPENSAFMGQNNEVIWLELQAWHAHRSINDQDVFLYTARQAIPDIIEEVLRFKVNYRSLGLLVDTEEAEPEQGDGTHDVVGGGPEAEGGGDAAGLGLCDLPAFQGCELEDDAADAFRGHVQRQRLAFEQVKQVMETLESVEALYPSLQSLQKANEKYAARDFQARVQALCLWLNITKDLNQKLRVMGTVLGLRDLSRLGWPVFEMPSPRCSRGTEEDEEEDGEEDEENDSTATYTADSDVEDGQPASERTSNLTPKLARLFSEEDFLSSSNEQAGAGETEAGGGTGGGGGGQRCTTSIYRPFVDKALKQMGLRKLILRLHKLMDRSLQRSRAALLSHAEPVQEFSECADPLLYSDYLPELCRNLSCSSPGNEEAETGLVSWAELLAMDLPSFQPAFLALCRVQLNVIHECLKLRLEQRPAGEPSLLSIKQLVRECKEVLRGGLLMKQYYQYMLRGVATDPQGLQSNTNIDDFEEDLHKMLMVYFDYMRSWIQMLQQLPQASHSLKNLLEEEWNFTKVITPYIRGGEAQSGKLFCDIAGMLLKSTGDFLDAGLQRSGDEFWESADDSAASDEIRRSVIETSRSLKELFHEARERASKGLGFAKMLRKDLEIAADFTIAAGVPGLLEALKEKNYVKVQIPGLDELQVFVPSGLVSQRPIILQLLNAAAGKDCSKEPDEMAEDEAYLLMSKQGAGDSPGEASWVQWDGTLLKLVPQMETVDTLRAMKIDNLLLVAMQSVHLATQRKAFQQSMDDLLTLRCEQTSSQPLIAKALKQLKNEALQLCIKINAVIDRVEYMFTSDFEAEVEDCESTTLHHYYREAMIQGYNFAFEYHKEVVRLMSGDFRQRIGERYIAFARKWMNYVLTKCESGRGTRPRWATQGFDFLQAIEPAFISALPEDDFLSLQALMNECIGHVIGKPHSPVSGFYLPPRNPRPVKVPRCHSDPPNPNLFIGNAEGFSSRSLPCDLRTPPCPTGPRPAPQGPGDPSLTKTPGSTPNDLRSSNLHDNDRLSSVAAELHFKSLSRHSSPTEDREEPSYPKGDPSTTARRSWELRTFISQSKDVRQSPMEAVRRSIRTYEDKRYAIMKQRNIIGQVCHKPKSYDNVMHVGLRKVTFKWQRGNKIGEGQYGKVYTCINVDTGELMAMKEIRFQPNDHKTIKETADELKIFEGIKHPNLVRYFGVELHREEMYIFMEYCDEGTLEEVSRLGLQEHVIRLYSKQITTAINVLHEHGIVHRDIKGANIFLTSSGLIKLGDFGCSVKLKNNAQTMPGEVNSTLGTAAYMAPEVITRAKGEGHGRAADIWSLGCVLIEMVTGKRPWHEYEHNFQIMYKVGMGHKPPIPEKLSAEGKDFLQHCLESDPKQRWTASTLLDHPFVKVCTDEE, encoded by the exons acaggaGGATTCCTCTGAAGATGGTTCCCATCGGAACCCCGAGGTGGACGACCTGTGGGACGAGCCCAGCGAGGAAGAGGAAGCACTGTACAGCACCTCCCCACCCCGCACCCCCCGCCAGATGAAACGTATGTCCGGCAAGCACCAGAGAAACAGCCTGGCCAGAGCCCCCGGACGCCCCCCCAACAAGG TAGAGAAAGTGACCCCTCCCAGCCAGTCGGACCCCCACGAGGAGTACAGCTACAAGCACGGCAAGAAGCAGCGGGACACGCTTCGTTCCACCGAGCGCGACCACAAGAAGACCTTTGAGGGCTCCTTCATGCTGGAACCCCTGTCCAAGGCCAGCCCCTTCGGAGTCCTAAGCATGGAGCCGCGGAAGCCCTACCTAAGCCTGGGCTGCAGCAGCAAGCTTCCGCTCAGCATGCCGCACCATGTGGGACGGACGCACCGGCAGACCTCGCGCACCGACTGCCCTGCCGACCGCCTCAAGTTCTTTGAGACGCTGCGGCTTCTGCTCAAACTCACCTCCATGTCCTCCaagaagaaggagaaggagCAGCGTGGCCCGGAGAACTCCGCCTTCATGGGCCAGAACAATGAGGTCATCTGGCTGGAGCTGCAGGCCTGGCACGCCCACCGCAGCATCAATGACCAGGATGTCTTCCTGTACACTGCCCGGCAGGCCATCCCCGACATCATCGAGGAGGTGCTCCGCTTCAAGGTCAACTACCGCAGCCTGGGTTTGCTGGTGGACACCGAGGAGGCGGAGCCTGAGCAGGGGGATGGGACTCATGATGTGGTGGGTGGTGGGCCTGAAGCAGAGGGGGGCGGAGACGCCGCTGGATTGGGTCTCTGTGACCTCCCGGCTTTTCAGGGCTGCGAGCTGGAGGACGACGCGGCGGATGCCTTCCGGGGGCACGTGCAGAGGCAGCGGCTGGCCTTTGAGCAGGTCAAGCAGGTCATGGAGACCCTGGAGTCGGTGGAGGCGCTCTACCCGTCACTGCAGTCCCTTCAGAAGGCTAATGAAAAGTATGCAGCCCGCGACTTCCAGGCCAGGGTGCAGGCACTCTGCCTGTGGCTCAACATCACCAAGGACCTGAACCAGAAGCTTCGGGTCATGGGCACTGTACTGGGTCTCAGGGACTTGTCCCGCTTGGGCTGGCCTGTTTTTGAGATGCCATCCCCCCGCTGCTCACGGGGCAccgaggaggatgaggaggaggatggcgaggaggatgaggagaacGACTCCACCGCCACCTACACGGCCGACAGCGACGTAGAAGACGGACAGCCAGCAAGCGAACGCACATCGAACCTGACACCGAAGCTGGCCCGCCTCTTCTCGGAGGAGGACTTTCTTTCTTCCTCCAACGAGCAGGCGGGAGCTGGAGAAACCGAGGCGGGTGGGgggacaggaggaggaggagggggccaGCGCTGCACCACCTCCATCTATAGGCCCTTTGTGGACAAGGCGCTGAAGCAGATGGGGCTACGGAAGCTGATCCTCAGGCTGCACAAGCTGATGGACCGCTCACTGCAGAGGTCCCGTGCCGCGCTGCTGAGTCACGCCGAGCCGGTGCAGGAG TTCTCCGAATGTGCAGACCCCCTCCTGTACAGTGACTACCTGCCTGAGCTCTGCCGGAACCTGTCCTGCAGCAGCCCCGGCAACGAGGAGGCGGAGACGGGACTTGTGTCGTGGGCGGAGCTTCTGGCCATGGACCTCCCCTCTTTCCAGCCCGCTTTCCTGGCACTTTGCCGCGTGCAGCTCAACGTGATCCACGAGTGCCTGAAGCTGAGGCTGGAGCAGAGGCCCGCTGGAGAGCCGTCGCTTCTCAGCATCAAACAG TTGGTGCGCGAGTGCAAAGAGGTTCTCCGAGGGGGACTCTTGATGAAGCAGTACTATCAGTACATGCTGCGTGGCGTGGCGACGGACCCTCAGGGCCTGCAGTCCAACACCAACATAGACGACTTCGAGGAGGACCTCCACAAGATGCTCATG GTGTACTTCGACTATATGCGAAGCTGGATCCAGATGCTTCAGCAGCTGCCCCAGGCATCACACAGTTTGAAGAACCTCCTGGAGGAGGAGTGGAACTTCACCAAGGTCATCACGCCCTACATCCGGGGCGGCGAGGCCCAGTCAGGCAAGCTGTTCTG TGACATCGCTGGAATGCTGCTCAAGTCTACCGGGGACTTCCTGGACGCTGGGCTGCAGCGGAGCGGAGACGAGTTCTGGGAAAGCGCTGACGACAGTGCTGCCTCCGACGAAATCCG GCGTTCTGTGATTGAGACTAGCCGCTCTCTCAAGGAGCTCTTCCATGAGGCCAGAGAGCGGGCGTCCAAAGGACTGGGCTTTGCCAAGATGCTACGGAAG GACTTGGAGATTGCTGCAGATTTCACCATCGCCGCTGGAGTTCCTGGCCTCCTTGAGGCCCTCAAGGAAAAGAACTATGTGAAG GTCCAGATTCCGGGGCTGGACGAGCTGCAGGTGTTCGTCCCCTCCGGCCTGGTCTCCCAGCGTCCCATCATCCTTCAGTTGCTCAACGCAGCAGCGGGCAAGGACTGCTCCAAGGAGCCTGATGAAATGGCGGAGGATGAGGCCTACCTCCTCATGAGCAAGCAGGGAGCCGGGGACTCGCCTGGTGAGGCCAGCTGGGTGCAGTGGGATGGGACCCTGCTCAAGCTGGTGCCTCAGATGGAGACGGTGGACACGCTCAGAGCCATGAAG ATCGACAACCTGCTACTGGTGGCGATGCAGTCAGTCCACCTGGCGACCCAACGCAAGGCCTTCCAACAGTCCATGGATGACCTACTGACCCTGCGCTGCGAGCAGACCTCCAGTCAGCCCCTTATCGCCAAGGCGCTTAAGCAGCTCAAG AACGAGGCCCTGCAGCTGTGTATCAAGATCAACGCTGTCATCGACCGGGTGGAGTACATGTTCACGTCTGACTTTGAGGCCGAGGTGGAGGATTGTGAGTCGACCACGCTCCATCACTATTACCGTGAAGCCATGATCCAGGGCTACAACTTTGCCTTTGAG TACCACAAGGAGGTGGTGCGCCTGATGTCAGGGGATTTCCGGCAGCGCATCGGCGAGCGCTACATCGCCTTCGCCCGTAAGTGGATGAACTACGTGCTGACGAAGTGCGAGAGTGGGCGTGGCACGCGGCCCAG GTGGGCTACACAGGGCTTCGACTTCCTCCAGGCCATCGAGCCCGCCTTCATCTCGGCGCTGCCTGAGGATGACTTCCTG AGTCTGCAGGCTCTGATGAACGAATGCATTGGTCATGTGATCGGCAAGCCCCACAGCCCCGTCAGCGGCTTTTACCTCC CCCCCAGGAACCCTCGACCCGTCAAGGTGCCCCGCTGCCACAGCGATCCCCCGAACCCCAATCTGTTTATCGGCAATGCTGAGGGATTCAG CTCTCGGAGTCTCCCCTGCGACCTCCGGACCCCACCGTGCCCCACTGGCCCCCGCCCTGCCCCGCAGGGCCCCGGGGACCCGAGCCTCACCAAAACACCCGGCAGCACCCCCAATGACCTCAG AAGCTCTAACCTCCATGACAATGACCGCCTGTCATCAGTGGCTGCGGAGCTACATTTCAAATCCCTGAGTCGACACTCCAGTCCCACCGAAGACCGGGAAG AGCCATCGTACCCGAAGGGTGACCCCAGCACGACAGCTAGGCGAAGCTGGGAGCTTCGTACCTTCATCAGCCAGTCAAAAG ATGTCCGGCAGAGCCCCATGGAGGCAGTGCGCCGGTCCATCCGCACCTACGAGGACAAGCGCTACGCCATCATGAAACAGCGGAACATCATTGGCCAAGTGTGCCACAAGCCCAAGTCCTATGACAATGTCATGCACGTGGGCCTGAGGAAGGTCACCTTCAAGTGGCAGAGGGGCAATAAGATAG GCGAAGGGCAGTATGGGAAGGTGTACACCTGCATCAACGTCGACACCGGAGAGCTGATGGCAATGAAAGAG ATCAGGTTCCAGCCCAATGACCACAAAACGATAAAGGAAACTGCAGACGAGCTGAAAATCTTTGAGGGCATCAAGCACCCCAATCTCGTTCGTTACTTTGGTGTGGAACTCCACCGG GAGGAGATGTACATCTTCATGGAGTACTGTGATGAAGGCACTCTGGAGGAGGTATCCAGGCTAGGTCTCCAGGAACATGTGATACGACTCTACAGCAAGCAGATCACCACGGCCATCAACGTGCTACACGAGCATGGAATTGTGCACCGTGACATTAAGG GTGCGAACATATTCCTGACATCATCCGGCCTGATCAAGCTTGGCGATTTCGGCTGCTCGGTCAAGCTGAAGAACAATGCCCAGACCATGCCAGGGGAGGTGAACAGCACTCTGGGAACAGCAG CGTACATGGCACCAGAGGTCATCACCAGGGCTAAAGGTGAAGGTCACGGTAGAGCAGCTGACATCTGGAGTCTAGGCTGTGTCCTGATCGAGATGGTGACAGGAAAG AGACCCTGGCACGAGTATGAGCACAACTTCCAGATCATGTACAAGGTGGGAATGGGACACAAGCCGCCTATCCCAGAGAAGCTGAGCGCCGAGGGGAAGGACTTCCTGCAGCACTGCCTGGAGAGCGATCCCAAGCAGCGGTGGACCGCGAGCACGCTGCTGGACCACCCCTTCGTCAAG gtTTGCACGGATGAAGAgtga